A genomic segment from Lutibacter sp. A80 encodes:
- a CDS encoding energy transducer TonB gives MQIKKNPKANLENYSKLFMQLGLVLALLVVYLAIEKKTYDRVIENLGPVVLNMEDEEQTIEIEQVKPPEPKTPPPPTPDKIEVVEDEEEIEETVIESTETDETEAVEVEEIIEVEEEEEVMEDVPFAIIEDVPVYPGCKGSKAELRNCLQEKITKHVNRKFNADLASDLGLAPGVKRIFVMFKIDKSGNITDVMARAPHKRLQEEAIRVVNLLPKMTPGKQRGRPVGVKYSLPIAFKVE, from the coding sequence ATGCAGATTAAAAAAAATCCAAAAGCAAATCTAGAGAACTACAGCAAGTTATTTATGCAATTAGGGCTAGTTTTAGCATTATTGGTGGTTTATTTAGCCATTGAGAAGAAAACGTATGATAGAGTTATCGAAAATTTAGGGCCAGTAGTCTTAAATATGGAGGATGAAGAACAAACAATTGAAATAGAGCAGGTTAAGCCGCCAGAGCCAAAAACTCCACCACCACCAACTCCAGATAAAATTGAAGTTGTTGAAGATGAAGAAGAAATTGAAGAAACAGTAATAGAATCTACTGAAACAGATGAAACAGAAGCTGTTGAGGTTGAGGAAATTATAGAGGTAGAAGAAGAAGAAGAGGTAATGGAAGATGTACCTTTTGCTATTATTGAGGATGTACCAGTATATCCAGGTTGTAAAGGAAGCAAAGCAGAATTAAGAAATTGTTTACAAGAAAAAATTACGAAACACGTTAACAGAAAGTTTAATGCAGATTTAGCATCTGATTTAGGATTAGCTCCTGGTGTTAAGCGTATTTTTGTAATGTTTAAAATTGATAAGAGTGGTAATATTACAGATGTAATGGCACGTGCTCCACATAAAAGATTACAAGAAGAAGCAATTAGAGTTGTAAATTTATTACCAAAAATGACTCCTGGTAAACAAAGAGGAAGACCAGTTGGTGTAAAATATAGTTTACCTATTGCTTTTAAAGTTGAATAG
- a CDS encoding CHAT domain-containing protein: MIKKRLIFLLIFCNFLASAQQQKKGFKTIINSLKEQNNYSEYIYVHLDEFAKNPDVKNLNIFETLKANLWRSPSNNNENTAQLYFYINYAYQLKEFGFINQSINYYEKAYEHFKINAINYNIIEYCLKPLANNYTRLGDVDNAEDILKIIIEQAISENNKEQIGSGYLNLAIVYRTKGDPTTAINYLNLGLESATSNYLKAKINSDLAINYLMLENIKKAENHTRISNKLNKQDDASILARNFKTLGSCFIVNKEFKRALVEFKKALKYSKKAFGSNDREVAKIHNLIAEVYRLQNNTKTALETYQKALSTLLPNYAPKNEFENPESTYFYPENTLKIALDGRATIFTQNTNFEAALKNYELSFLVEKELNNTYLNQNAKLLQQQENRSRSEKCIELCYMLFEQTNFVGWIEKAFEFAEKTKASILLENKSLLAAKSAIKSDSLFRKEAALTFKKAQLNKSITIEQLKKENAALNVLAALTKERVDVGQQIQLLNQEIELKYPNLKLDLTKTVSIKTIQEELLVNNDLLIEFFEGMNYVYVFSISKNNPISVKRIEKTPEFKDEISRFLALFSDARGTAIQNNIKEYTTLAFGLFNQLFDMNLPANTIIIPDGLFSFLPFDALLTEETAVTNFEKLPYLIYKTAISYGYSASILWNDSKITNQRNNKLLGFFPVFKNNHRNLAELGYTAQEAISIKNELDGEFLIGEAASKTSFNILKDNFSILHLSTHATAGDLYTPPAIEFYNKTLYLPEIYGYNLNYDLVVLSACETGVGTLSKGEGVLSLARGFSYAGVKNLIVSLWKVNDKSTERLMAGFYKNYKKLGNKSNALHASKLTYLEDTTIPAIKKSPYYWASFIYLGEVTALEHSINSYWFIFIVLIAVIGCFIFFKNSRFGLNK, translated from the coding sequence ATGATAAAAAAAAGGCTAATTTTTCTATTAATTTTCTGTAATTTTTTAGCTTCAGCTCAGCAACAAAAAAAGGGTTTTAAAACAATAATTAACAGTTTAAAAGAGCAAAATAATTATTCGGAATATATTTATGTACATTTAGATGAATTTGCTAAAAATCCTGATGTAAAAAATTTAAATATTTTTGAAACTTTAAAAGCTAATTTATGGAGAAGTCCTTCAAATAATAACGAAAATACTGCACAACTTTATTTTTACATTAATTATGCTTATCAATTAAAAGAATTTGGTTTTATAAATCAGTCTATTAATTATTACGAAAAAGCTTATGAGCATTTTAAAATAAATGCTATAAATTATAATATTATAGAATATTGCTTAAAACCATTAGCAAATAATTATACACGATTGGGAGATGTTGATAATGCAGAAGATATTCTTAAAATTATTATAGAACAAGCTATTTCAGAAAATAACAAAGAACAAATTGGATCGGGTTATTTAAATTTAGCAATTGTATATAGAACTAAAGGAGACCCTACAACTGCTATAAATTATTTAAATTTAGGTTTAGAGAGTGCGACTTCAAATTATTTAAAAGCTAAAATAAATTCTGATTTAGCTATTAATTATTTAATGTTAGAAAATATTAAAAAAGCAGAAAATCACACCCGAATATCTAACAAATTAAATAAACAAGATGATGCTTCCATTTTAGCACGTAATTTTAAAACCTTAGGAAGCTGTTTTATTGTTAATAAAGAGTTTAAAAGAGCGTTGGTTGAATTTAAAAAGGCACTAAAATATTCAAAAAAAGCTTTTGGAAGTAACGATAGGGAAGTTGCTAAAATTCACAATTTAATTGCAGAGGTTTATAGACTTCAAAACAATACTAAAACGGCATTAGAGACCTATCAAAAAGCGTTGAGTACTTTGTTGCCTAATTATGCACCAAAAAATGAATTTGAAAATCCAGAAAGTACATATTTTTATCCAGAAAACACTTTAAAGATAGCTTTAGATGGAAGGGCTACTATATTTACACAAAACACAAATTTTGAAGCGGCATTAAAAAATTATGAATTGTCTTTTTTAGTTGAAAAGGAGCTTAATAATACATATTTAAATCAGAATGCAAAATTGCTGCAACAACAAGAAAATAGAAGTAGAAGCGAAAAATGCATAGAGTTATGTTATATGTTGTTTGAGCAAACAAATTTTGTTGGTTGGATTGAAAAAGCATTTGAATTTGCAGAAAAAACAAAAGCTTCAATTTTGCTAGAAAATAAATCACTTTTGGCAGCTAAATCTGCAATAAAAAGTGATAGTTTATTTAGAAAAGAAGCAGCTTTAACCTTTAAAAAAGCACAATTAAATAAAAGTATTACAATAGAACAGCTGAAAAAAGAGAATGCAGCTTTAAATGTATTGGCAGCATTAACTAAAGAACGTGTAGATGTTGGTCAACAAATTCAATTATTAAATCAGGAAATTGAATTAAAATACCCTAATTTAAAATTAGATTTAACTAAAACAGTTTCTATTAAAACCATACAAGAAGAACTACTGGTTAATAATGACTTGTTAATCGAGTTTTTTGAAGGAATGAATTATGTTTATGTTTTTTCAATTTCAAAAAACAATCCAATTTCAGTAAAAAGAATAGAAAAAACACCAGAATTTAAAGATGAAATTTCACGATTTTTAGCATTATTTTCAGATGCTAGAGGTACAGCAATTCAAAATAATATTAAAGAGTATACTACATTGGCATTTGGTTTATTCAATCAATTATTTGATATGAATTTACCTGCAAATACGATTATTATACCAGACGGATTGTTTTCTTTTCTACCTTTTGATGCTTTATTAACTGAAGAAACAGCAGTTACTAATTTTGAAAAGTTACCGTATTTAATTTATAAAACAGCTATAAGTTACGGTTATTCAGCTTCAATTTTATGGAATGACTCTAAAATAACAAATCAAAGAAATAATAAGTTACTTGGTTTTTTTCCAGTATTTAAAAATAACCATAGAAATTTAGCTGAATTGGGTTATACAGCGCAAGAGGCTATAAGTATAAAAAATGAATTAGATGGAGAATTCTTAATTGGAGAGGCTGCTTCAAAAACAAGTTTTAACATTTTAAAAGATAATTTTTCTATTTTGCATCTTTCTACACATGCAACAGCAGGAGATCTATATACACCACCTGCTATAGAATTTTATAACAAAACCTTGTATTTACCCGAAATTTATGGATATAATTTAAATTATGATTTGGTAGTTTTAAGTGCTTGCGAAACAGGAGTAGGAACCTTAAGTAAAGGAGAGGGTGTTTTAAGTTTGGCAAGAGGTTTTTCGTATGCTGGTGTAAAAAATTTAATTGTTTCTTTGTGGAAAGTTAATGATAAATCAACAGAGCGCCTAATGGCTGGGTTTTATAAAAATTATAAAAAATTAGGTAATAAATCTAATGCGTTGCATGCTTCAAAATTAACTTATTTAGAAGATACTACTATCCCTGCTATAAAAAAATCGCCCTATTATTGGGCTAGTTTTATTTATTTAGGTGAAGTAACAGCTTTAGAACATAGCATTAATAGCTATTGGTTTATTTTTATTGTGTTAATTGCAGTAATAGGTTGTTTTATCTTTTTTAAAAATAGTAGATTTGGCTTAAATAAGTAG
- a CDS encoding RNA polymerase sigma factor, whose product MKIVQLFKNEEKLIKKAIQNNREAQQRLYNLHAPKMLSVCRYYIKDVQNAEEAMLNGFLKVFTNLNKFEHNGSFEGWIRRIMIRESISFLRKKQHIEFATQEDEFKETSINTVYSDMNVEEIQYLIDALPDGYRIVFVMYAIEGYKHHEIATLLNITEGTSKSQLYKARKILQKKIIKLNTTSNGTL is encoded by the coding sequence GTGAAAATTGTTCAATTATTTAAAAACGAAGAAAAGCTTATTAAAAAAGCGATTCAAAATAACCGAGAAGCACAGCAACGGCTATATAATTTACATGCTCCAAAAATGCTAAGTGTTTGCAGGTATTATATTAAAGATGTCCAAAATGCTGAGGAGGCTATGTTAAATGGGTTTTTAAAAGTATTTACCAATTTAAATAAATTTGAACATAATGGTAGTTTTGAAGGTTGGATTCGGCGTATTATGATACGAGAATCAATTTCATTTTTAAGAAAAAAGCAACATATAGAATTTGCAACTCAAGAGGATGAATTTAAAGAAACGTCAATTAATACGGTGTATTCAGATATGAATGTTGAAGAAATTCAATATTTAATAGATGCACTACCAGATGGTTATAGAATTGTATTTGTAATGTATGCTATTGAAGGGTATAAGCATCACGAAATTGCAACATTATTAAATATTACAGAAGGTACATCAAAATCGCAATTGTATAAAGCGCGAAAAATCCTTCAGAAAAAAATTATTAAACTAAATACAACAAGCAATGGAACCTTATAA
- a CDS encoding PKD domain-containing protein, translating into MKTYLKIVFFVLSCSYVNSQSIVNDTITRTAKIGYTVKENKVSFSPETPELNQIAGAPKAFYTYYWEFGDGNYSFQKNPEHVYKETGNYTAQLSVTNNYDDGKPPTTRPKDVSVTNINANNISNEKHNLIAAHNGFRLQTNREPMPEQEMQFIVSYGNNKEYTTEGKIYLFFNETKYKDKNFELVDVRLHNNEQELSDEIIVDSKRYISKNELIQTTGIDTFLDEKLLIADSLQQNLPLTLEDAKIAYQDVKVFDFNNMQPNEERNMFFTFKTTPEMLKDTSAIISIRSIYVPERGNDAHKVLTKEMELVTSHDPNKMAVYDTRLNYRLVRFKKLKYKVRFQNDGEGPAKLIKLNVDIPDMLDKSTLEVLDMYPKCPICPEEEVRYSCLDTIISKDQISFQFKNIYLPGTAQKGVHDKDSTKGFVKYALKFGDNFHKVKSKSKTAIIFDKNEPIITNTSTSRFKPGISIGVKAGYNSFPDLEDSKSYFVGATISPYKSYKKYLQAEIMMSTHEFKDINSVSDIVGLDEIPGATVDIALKEENNTVTTKKINIDVVPVSFRYNLNGVIGLGVGPQISLDVSNEVETVTATEYYTYYNDEKGKFLEEASSTIITSENNPFSDIKYGIFGDITIGASRIGPSVGARYIYNFNEPKAQLHFYAIWKI; encoded by the coding sequence ATGAAAACTTATTTGAAAATTGTTTTTTTTGTATTGAGTTGTAGTTATGTAAATTCACAATCTATTGTTAATGATACTATAACTAGAACTGCAAAAATAGGATACACTGTAAAAGAAAATAAAGTTTCTTTTAGCCCTGAAACTCCTGAATTAAATCAAATTGCTGGTGCTCCAAAAGCCTTTTACACTTATTATTGGGAATTTGGAGATGGAAATTACAGTTTTCAAAAAAATCCTGAACATGTTTATAAAGAAACCGGTAATTATACAGCGCAACTTTCGGTTACAAATAATTATGATGATGGAAAGCCACCTACAACTAGGCCAAAAGATGTTAGTGTAACAAATATTAATGCAAATAACATCTCTAATGAAAAACATAACTTAATTGCAGCTCATAATGGCTTTAGACTTCAAACAAATAGAGAACCAATGCCTGAGCAAGAAATGCAATTTATTGTAAGCTATGGTAATAATAAAGAGTATACAACAGAAGGGAAAATATATTTGTTCTTTAATGAAACAAAGTATAAAGACAAAAATTTTGAATTAGTAGATGTTCGATTACATAATAATGAGCAAGAACTTTCAGATGAAATTATTGTAGATAGTAAACGTTATATTTCAAAAAATGAATTGATTCAAACTACTGGAATTGATACGTTTTTAGATGAAAAATTATTAATTGCAGACTCTTTACAACAAAATTTACCACTTACATTAGAGGACGCAAAAATTGCTTACCAAGATGTTAAAGTGTTTGATTTTAATAATATGCAACCTAATGAAGAGCGCAATATGTTTTTTACATTTAAAACTACACCAGAAATGTTAAAAGATACCAGTGCAATTATATCTATTAGAAGTATTTATGTACCGGAAAGAGGAAATGATGCACATAAGGTTTTAACTAAAGAAATGGAGCTTGTAACATCTCACGATCCAAATAAAATGGCAGTTTACGATACGCGTTTAAATTATAGATTGGTAAGGTTTAAAAAGTTAAAATATAAGGTGAGATTTCAAAACGATGGAGAAGGCCCAGCGAAACTTATAAAATTAAATGTTGATATTCCAGACATGTTAGACAAGTCAACTTTAGAAGTATTAGATATGTACCCAAAATGTCCAATTTGTCCCGAAGAAGAAGTTAGATATAGTTGTTTGGATACAATTATTAGCAAAGATCAAATATCGTTTCAATTTAAAAATATTTATTTACCAGGTACAGCTCAAAAAGGAGTACACGATAAAGATTCAACTAAGGGTTTTGTAAAATATGCCTTAAAATTTGGAGATAATTTTCATAAAGTAAAATCGAAAAGTAAAACCGCAATTATTTTCGATAAAAATGAGCCAATTATAACAAATACTTCTACATCAAGGTTTAAACCTGGAATTTCAATTGGTGTAAAAGCAGGTTATAATAGTTTTCCAGATTTAGAAGATTCTAAAAGTTATTTTGTAGGTGCAACAATTTCACCGTATAAATCGTACAAAAAATACTTACAAGCCGAAATAATGATGAGTACCCACGAATTTAAGGATATTAATAGTGTTTCAGATATAGTAGGCTTGGACGAAATACCTGGAGCAACAGTAGATATAGCTCTAAAAGAAGAAAACAATACGGTAACAACCAAAAAAATTAATATAGATGTTGTGCCTGTTTCATTTCGATATAATTTAAATGGAGTTATTGGTCTTGGAGTAGGTCCTCAAATTTCTTTAGATGTATCAAATGAAGTAGAAACGGTAACTGCTACTGAATATTATACTTATTATAATGATGAAAAAGGAAAGTTTCTTGAAGAAGCATCATCAACAATAATAACTTCAGAAAACAACCCTTTTTCAGATATTAAATATGGTATTTTTGGAGATATCACAATTGGAGCTTCTAGAATTGGACCAAGTGTTGGAGCGCGTTATATTTATAATTTTAATGAACCAAAAGCTCAACTTCATTTTTATGCAATTTGGAAAATATAA
- a CDS encoding retropepsin-like aspartic protease, whose amino-acid sequence MKLKKILLRKGFVKIKLKKINTNHFEVKAKLNGVKGRFILDTGASNSCLDITLAAHFKLKVEDSETLAAGAGATGMETKIAPNNTIKFKDWKYCDFNLVLLDLTHVNTALTEHNAKAVDGIIGADILEKGEAIIDYKKKCVYLKKFVFKF is encoded by the coding sequence ATGAAATTAAAAAAAATTCTTTTAAGAAAAGGTTTTGTTAAAATTAAACTAAAGAAAATAAATACCAATCATTTTGAAGTTAAAGCAAAATTAAATGGTGTAAAAGGTCGATTTATATTAGATACAGGGGCTTCAAATTCGTGTTTAGATATAACTTTAGCTGCACATTTTAAATTAAAAGTTGAGGATTCTGAAACATTAGCTGCTGGTGCAGGAGCTACAGGAATGGAGACTAAAATAGCTCCTAATAATACTATTAAATTTAAAGACTGGAAATATTGTGATTTTAATTTAGTTTTATTGGATTTAACACACGTAAATACTGCTTTAACAGAGCATAACGCCAAAGCTGTTGATGGTATTATAGGTGCAGATATCTTAGAAAAAGGAGAGGCAATTATAGATTATAAAAAGAAATGTGTGTACCTAAAAAAGTTTGTTTTTAAGTTTTAA